One region of Olleya sp. Hel_I_94 genomic DNA includes:
- a CDS encoding cell division ATP-binding protein FtsE, which produces MSNAVLELKNASIFQGESLILSEVNLEVKKGEFVYLIGKTGSGKSSFMKTLYGDLKLSQGEGHIVEFDLPSLKEKDIPFLRRKLGIVFQDFKLLTDRTINDNLLFVLKATGWKDKTKMNERVASVLDKVDMKTKGFKFPHELSGGEQQRIAIARALLNDPELILADEPTGNLDPQTSIEVMEVLQDINKNGNTILMATHDYALLLKYPSKTLKCDDNRIFEVVQRKTTV; this is translated from the coding sequence ATGTCAAACGCTGTCTTAGAATTAAAAAACGCCTCTATTTTTCAGGGTGAAAGTCTAATCCTTTCTGAAGTTAATTTAGAAGTTAAAAAAGGAGAGTTTGTTTATCTAATTGGTAAAACAGGTTCTGGTAAAAGTAGTTTTATGAAAACCTTATATGGTGATTTAAAATTATCACAAGGTGAAGGACATATTGTTGAGTTTGACTTACCGTCTTTAAAGGAAAAAGACATTCCGTTTTTACGAAGAAAACTAGGTATTGTTTTCCAAGATTTTAAATTATTGACTGACCGTACCATTAATGACAATTTACTATTTGTACTAAAAGCAACAGGTTGGAAGGATAAAACTAAAATGAATGAGCGTGTCGCTTCTGTTTTAGACAAAGTTGACATGAAAACTAAAGGTTTTAAATTTCCGCATGAATTGTCTGGAGGAGAGCAACAACGTATTGCAATTGCACGTGCGTTGCTAAATGATCCTGAATTAATTTTAGCAGATGAGCCTACTGGTAATCTTGACCCACAAACTAGTATTGAGGTCATGGAAGTATTACAAGACATTAATAAAAATGGTAACACAATCTTAATGGCTACTCATGATTATGCTTTACTTTTAAAATACCCAAGTAAAACATTAAAATGTGACGATAACAGAATTTTTGAAGTGGTACAGCGTAAGACTACTGTATAA